The following nucleotide sequence is from Triticum dicoccoides isolate Atlit2015 ecotype Zavitan chromosome 7B, WEW_v2.0, whole genome shotgun sequence.
aagttgttatttatatttccttatatcatgataaatgtttactattcatgctagaattgtattaaccggaaacttgatacatgtgtgaatacatagacaaaacaaagtgtccctagtatgcctctactagactagctcgttaatcaaagatgggtaagtttcctgaccatagacatgtgttgtcatttgatgaacgagatcacatcattaggagaatgatgtgatggacaaggctcatctattagcttagcataatgatcgttaagttttactgctattgctttcttcatgacttatacatattcctctgactatgagattatgcaactcccgaataccgtaggaacaccttgtgtgctatcaaacgtcacatcgtaactgggtgattataaagatgctctacaggtgtctccgaaggtgtttgttgggttggcatagatcaagattaggatttgtcactccgagtatcggagaggtatctctgggccctctcagtaatgcacatcactataagccttgcaagcaatgtgactaatgagttggtgacgggatgatgcattacggaacgagtaaacagacttgccggtaacgagattgaactaggtatgaggataccgacgatcgaatctcgggtaagtaacataccgatgacaaagcgaataatgcatgttgttattgcggtttgatcgataaagatcttcatagaatatgtaggaaccaatatgagcatccaagttccgctattggttattgatcggagatgtgtctcgatcgtgtctacatagttctcgaacccgtagggttcgcacgcttaatgttcgatgacgatttgtattatgagttatgtgttttggtgaccgaagattgttcggagtccttgatgagatcacgggcatgacaaggagtctcgaaatagtcgagaggtaaagattgatatattggacgaaggtattcgAACACCGAAATGGTTTCAGGACGTTTTGAATATTTATCggggtaccgaggggttaccggaaccccccggggaagtaatggcccttcatgggccataggggagaaagagaggggagcccgcagggtggcgcccccccccccccccccaagggagttcgaattggacaaggggggagggcgcgaccccctttcctctttccctctccctctccctctccttccctcttccccctccatgagaaaggaaaaaaaagggagggggccgaatcctactaagagtggagtcctagtaggactccccccccttggcgtgccccttggtggccggcctcctcctgccctcctttatatacgggggcagggggcacccccaaagtacaacagttattctcttagccgtgtgcggtgccccctccacagtttactcctccggtcatagcgttgtagtgcttaggcgaagccctacgcggatcacgtaccgtcaccgtcaccacgccgtcgtgctgacgaaactctccttgaccctctgctagatcaagagttcgagggacgtcatcgagctaaacgtgtgctgaactcggaggtgccgtatgttcggtactagatcgattggatcgtgaagacgttcgactatatcaaccgcttTAACCTAAcgatttcgctttcggtctacgagggtacgtggacacaccctccccctctcgttgctatgcatctcctagatagatcttgcgtgatcataagaAATTATTTGAAATTGCATgcgacgttccccaacactctcttGACACCTGATATTCTCCCGAATGAAACCATGACATTCCATTCCACTTCGTTCTTAAACAAAACACTCAAAGAAACCCGGAGGAGAATACCTCAGCCAACATAAGGGAGCAAGATCCACGGTAAAAACACTCGACTCCAGGTAGATTAGAGGGGGTTTGAGTTGGGAGAGGGAGAACTCCTCTTCATTCTTGGGTTGGGAGGCGGCCGACTGGGGCTGCGCCTATGTGCCGGGTGCCACCACGGCCCCGCGGATACTTAAATCTTCGTTGACCGCCTAAAGTCGCGGCTATGGGACTACGGGGCTATCTCCATGGTCAACGCCTGGTAAAAAAGGCCAGATCTTGAAATATTTTCAAAGCAAGGCCATTTCATGCTAGTCTCAtcttttttttttttagaaaatctCGTCCTTATACAAGGGTAAAGAAAAACAGTACTGGTAATTTTGGCCTCAATCGGTCGGCCCCATGAAAAGTCCACTATGAAATTTCAAGTCTCTCTTGTGCACTGCATTCCTCCGCGAGAAAAATAAAAGAACACGACGCCGGGACACCGCGCCACGCCCCGGCGGCTGGAGCGCCGCGTCCCGATGCCACCACCGAGGATCACCTTGTCCGCGCCCCACCGCGACGTGCTCCGCCTCCTCGACGCCCAGGATCTACCCGCCGCGGCGCGCCTCGCGGCCGCGCACGCCTCGTCCCCCCTCTCCCTCGCCGCCGTCCTGCTCCGCCACCCGCCGCCACGTCTCGGGTACTGCCTCCACGCCCGCGCCGCGCGCGCGGGTCTCCTCAACGACCGCTACCTCGCCAACGCCCTCTTCGCCTTCTACGTCCGCCTCCCGCGCCACCTCCCCCACGCGCTCAGGGCGTTCGACGACCTCCCTCAGCGCGACGTCGTCGCGCACTCCTCCATCCTCGCCGCGTTCCTCCGCGCGGGGCTTCCCCGCCGCGCGCTCCAGTCGCTCAGGTCCATGGCCGCCGGCGCGGACGGTGTCTCACCCAACGCCCACGCATTCTCCGCCGCCGTCAAGGCCTGCGCTGTGCTCCACGACAGCAGCGCGGGCGCCTGCGTCCACGGGAGCATCCTTGTCCGCGGATTCAGCGACGACGACATCGTGCTGAGTGCGCTAGTCGACATGTACGGCCATGCGGCTTCGCCAGGTGATGCACGGAAGGCGTTCGAGGAAATGCGCGCCCCTGATGGGATATGCTACACGTCGCTGTTATCAGCATTTGTGCGGAACGATTGGTTTGAGGAGGCTGTGAGATGGTTCCGGACTATGGTCATGACGAATGGGGTTGAGCTGGATGGCTGCACATTTGGTTCAATGATGACAGCGCTAGGAAACTTGAAGAGGGTGAGGCAGGGCCACGAGGCGCATGCTCAGGTACTGACCCGTGGTCTTTGTGGGAATGTGATTGTGGAGAGCAGCACGCTCGACATGTACGCCAAGTGCGGGGCGATGTTGGAGGCACGCAAGGTGTTTGACAAGATGCAGGTCAGGAATGCAGTTTCATGGTGTGCGTTGCTTGGAGGTTATTGCAATAACACGGACTACGAGAAGGTTCTTGTGCTGTTTCGACAGATGGATAGGGAATGCGACGACTCATATAGCTTGGGGACTATTCTAAGGGCATGTGCTGGCCTATCTTCTGTAAAGCCAGGAAAAGAGATCCATTGCCGGTTTCTGAGGAGTGGAGGCTGGAGAGATGTGGTTGTTGAGTCTGCACTTGTAGACCTTTATGCAAAATGTGGCTCTGTAGACTATGCTTATAGAGTTTTTGAAGCAAGCAGTGTCCGTAACACAATTACTTGGAATGCCATGATCGGCGGCTTCGCTCAGAATGGCCATGCTGAGCACGCTATCAATTTGTTCAATCGGATGGTCAGCGAAGGGGCGAAACCCGACTACGTCAGTTTCATTGGTGTTCTTTTTGCGTGTAATCATACTGGAATGGTTGAGCAAGGACGGAACTACTTCAAATCTATGAGCAAAGACTATGGCATTGCCCCCGGAATCGAACACTACAATTGCATTGTTGATCTTCTCAGCAGAGTAGAACTTCTGGAGGAGGCTGAAGATCTGATAAACAAGTCACCTTTCAGAGATGATTCGTCCTTGTGGGCACCAATCCTTGGTGCTTCTTCCACACATTCAAACCCAGATGTAGCAGAAAGGGTTGCCAAGAAAATGATGGAGTTAAAGCCTCAGTACCACTTGAGCTACGTTCTTCTTGAAAATGTGTACAGAACAGTTGGACGGTGGGAAGATGCTTTAGAGATAAGGAGGCTGATGAGATCAAGAAAGGTCGAAAAGGAGCCCGGAATGAGCTGGATTGATGTAAACAGAAGCAAACAACATATGTCAAATGTTAATGGGGCACCTTCAGAACTAGTAGCCTCTGAGGACATCATCACATATGACAGCTGACCTTAACATTTTCTGTCTCTGCTTTTGTTGGCGATTCTGTCCCGTGATTGGCTTATGAGTCATTCGGAGTTTGGGATGAATTCTAGCATGTATTGTTCCCAAAATGCTCTACTGTTATAGCTGCATCCCTGAAAATTGATACCAGCTGGTgtcttgcaaagttcaacgcgtcaGTTGATAGAGACATGAATAATTTGTCGAGCACATATATTCGTATATGCTTTGCGGCATATGTGTTTATGTGGGTGCAATGCCCTTATTTGACATGGCAGGCTTGGATGGGATGGCCTTAGCCACCAGTAACACAAAAGTGGGACTCTCAGACAGGCTGTCTATTTATTGGCTTCACTTGTAATCACAAGTACGTTTTCTCTGTACTTGGCTCTGTAATTGTTTTACTTATGTCTCTGCTCAGAGAGATGAAAAATGCTCGCTTCCATTAATAATGGATAGCGTAGCTACTAGCAGGCTAACATGCTATATTAATCCAACTGCAGAGGCATTTTAGAATATTTTTCTAGGGTAGTTTTGTGTTCTTTTTTTCTCAAAGGCATCTGTGTGTCACTGTGTCTTGAGCTTGAATTAATCTTTAAGATATATGGCATATGCAAGAATCTAAAAAAAAATCCTGCATATTATGCTTGATTTGAACGCAGTTGTAAAGTTTGATGCATGTAAATAGTTTTCGTAGACAAGCTTCTTTTGGTGATAATGAGGAATAGTAGTCGGTGCTTCCTGGTTATTTCCTCTTGACATTCATGAGACTGAAATCACAGAACATTGTTAGTCGTTGTCACAAGTAGTAATGATTAGAATCTATGTATAATATCAAGGATTGTATTGCCTACCATCTCAATTCTCTTCCATGGAACAAAGAAAATGTATAGGTTTAACCTCAGATTACGCCATTTTAGAGAATATATACAAACGACATGCATTTTGATGTGTGTTTGAGAAAAAAAGGGGGTTAAGCCTTAGACAATGATACTAACTGAAGCATATGGCCCTATGCTAACTCGCAGGCGCTTGATCGATGCTTGGTTATTTCATGACCTCCGTGCTTGATCTAGTGGTACTTATAAATCGAGAGACAATGCTCTCAGGATGCAAGGAGAGAGCCCTTACCCCACGGCAGATCGTGATTGGTGCAGCAGAGATGCAGAATGATTGAAGGCGTGGAGCCACTGGTAAGTACTCCTACTTAGTATGATGATTGATGGCCCTGCCTGATCCGCATAACCGGTCATTGGTACTGCAGCATACATACGTCAGATGTGCTCGAAACGAGGGACAATTCAGGGACGCCCACGCCAGCTGGTCTACCTATGTCGATGATGCTTCATCCCGGGCTTGCAGTCTAGGACACCCAGCTGTCAAACTCAAACTCGTAGCTCATGTCATCAGATCTCCGACAGATGCGACATCCAGTTCACCGGTTGTACGTCGTTCACTTGCTCATCTACACCCTAACCCGGTTTCTGCTTTGGTTTCCCCATTGCACCAGCCGACGCCGGGTGGTGGATTCGGCCAGGAGCGGCGGGGAAAATTCTCAGCTGCTCTCAGACTCTCGCCTCTCGGATAAAACTGACCAGGCCGGTGAAAACCCTGCCGTTACTCCTCTGCCCGTCCACGAACTATAATTGAAGGAGCAGATCAAGGGATTTGCGCCGTCAGCACAGTTCGACCTGAGGCTCGGAGCTGTGCTTTTCGACTGGCTTGGGTTTGGCACAGCGAAATGAAGACCGGTGCCACAGGATTCATGCGTCGGCCACGGTCGAGGCTTCAGTTCAGAGTCGAGACTTCACTTGAGTTCAGGTCCGGGCTCTGAGATCCTGCTGGCTGCTGTcaacaggcaggcaggcaggcaggcgggtACCGACCCTGGTGTGCTTGCTGTCCTGTGTGCTTTTATcgtatgatgatgaggaggaatcgGCAGCATGCTACGGTTTCAGAGTAGGGCTGTaggagagagagggaagggaaTATGGGTGCACCCTGGAGCAAGCAAGGCCAAACAAAACAAAAGATTAGGTTGGATGAGGCGAGCAAAGCCATGTGGGAAAAGGGTGCACGTCTACAGCCTTTATCTCCGGACATTCTTTCCCGCTAATTTCTGTTATTTCCTCATCAATCACTCGTCAGTAAGCTCCTGCCGACAGATCCATGTATGTACCCCGAACCCTGTACCAGTACGACGACCCCCACTCAGACCCAGGCAAGACGCCGACAGCCGGTGGTTCGTTCGCTATCTCTCTACTCTGTACTCTGTAGGGACGCAGAGTTTTGGCtcccgggctcatctgcacccatgcttagcaaaaaattcaaaaaaaaatactagaaaaattcaaaaaattccaaatttttttgtggttgtagataatttgacgcgtgaggagCGCCCCAAAAATCaactcatttgagcatctgagcagctctcggcaaaaaagacaaaatcagggtctgtaaaaatgtgtacTGTTCATGCACTGTTTTGacacgatttgtcttttttgccgagagctgctcagatgtccaaatgagttgaattttggggcgcacctcacgcgtcaaattatctatcaccacaaaaaaaattggaattttttgaatttttctagtattttttttgaattttttgctgagcgggagcagatgagcccgggctcCAGGATGAATTATCGGTGTAGCCCCTTCATGATGAGTGAATAGACTGACGGTGACTGTCCGGATGCAAACTGATGATAGTCACTAACCCCTCCTCCCCCTGAAGTTTAATGGGAATCAGAGCGTTTTAGAACATGTCCAAAAGAGGGAGAGCAGTGTGGAACAAGACGCTCCG
It contains:
- the LOC119336847 gene encoding pentatricopeptide repeat-containing protein At1g03540-like → MPPPRITLSAPHRDVLRLLDAQDLPAAARLAAAHASSPLSLAAVLLRHPPPRLGYCLHARAARAGLLNDRYLANALFAFYVRLPRHLPHALRAFDDLPQRDVVAHSSILAAFLRAGLPRRALQSLRSMAAGADGVSPNAHAFSAAVKACAVLHDSSAGACVHGSILVRGFSDDDIVLSALVDMYGHAASPGDARKAFEEMRAPDGICYTSLLSAFVRNDWFEEAVRWFRTMVMTNGVELDGCTFGSMMTALGNLKRVRQGHEAHAQVLTRGLCGNVIVESSTLDMYAKCGAMLEARKVFDKMQVRNAVSWCALLGGYCNNTDYEKVLVLFRQMDRECDDSYSLGTILRACAGLSSVKPGKEIHCRFLRSGGWRDVVVESALVDLYAKCGSVDYAYRVFEASSVRNTITWNAMIGGFAQNGHAEHAINLFNRMVSEGAKPDYVSFIGVLFACNHTGMVEQGRNYFKSMSKDYGIAPGIEHYNCIVDLLSRVELLEEAEDLINKSPFRDDSSLWAPILGASSTHSNPDVAERVAKKMMELKPQYHLSYVLLENVYRTVGRWEDALEIRRLMRSRKVEKEPGMSWIDVNRSKQHMSNVNGAPSELVASEDIITYDS